Proteins from a genomic interval of Sugiyamaella lignohabitans strain CBS 10342 chromosome C, complete sequence:
- the pof10 gene encoding F-box protein Pof10 has protein sequence MHSQASGSTDTPKTSEIATESATVSADTTATSSQHVSQEYEPEAVESATADSSFDNSNITSDGSSAEDEATDLDQITDNAIKISGYERHLDQDVDEVIPSHRRSNVTSNLPFQSLSSDRKLKGKTSNNPFAVPPSVAENLPNEILVSVFSYLSPGCLDAASLVCRKWHQAASEASWRASFLRHFSSAKFNRVTSSLKWRTELMTRLDYLHKWKKGHCNNLSFNALIWNISHVFCDFEASRITAFSIWRGIGTIADPTRGKVANQRVFTNKMLQAVADESCVDGSRFGLIYGFFSDGRVQATLFSHETRLRDYVTMKGPRHFGDVSAVWINKLESPRTTNKVAALSAGEDGHVFQWEFNTCKLVRDFAVCPQYTDGEDEEGKPKIVKSRRIIHIQCDSKDKIVCINSHGEVFASVGGSEFVLIGCFIHPVVQDDTSAVSVVSYFDVDFSSNYVVYAHGQYAMRFKLTLDKSKFESVHFSLGGMSPHGYITAISMDHTTFPQSDLSTDTPGLNFRYVAAATSDNLVFVWLLQDNADENGSIAPLRRSESPFQVSEESQIGGVLPNEIPEFRPSISAIALNSMVLLLGSYNGVTVALDLLTGEFLRVVSARFSKRALNLRATEDPNSVSLWPITHLEIDPDPANPHGIIVVRSAIQYFDLGADLRKSTIKKKGVQKKRNARVPYEGQGLSRARLSEDIEMDLEMMELEDEEIDEARQHRQHLDGYLAHDLSEEDQLKYAMLLSEEAAKKESQPKTEEEEDEEMRRAIDLSIAESGAAASLPSSSQTNEKASSSKHLDSPPPSYDDMDEDLKLAIELSRAEAGTSDAESLYAVPNYINRGESSTHNQSDQEQLDLELKLAIEMSKEDSGYISDSQLYDPPSAGANPDYDSDLELAMRLSLSEANKS, from the coding sequence ATGCACTCTCAAGCTTCTGGTTCGACTGATACTCCCAAAACTTCTGAGATAGCGACCGAATCTGCAACAGTTAGTGCTGATACAACAGCCACAAGTTCCCAACATGTTTCACAGGAATATGAGCCTGAAGCTGTAGAGTCAGCAACCGCTGATTCCAGCTTTGACAATTCCAATATCACTAGTGATGGATCATCAGCTGAAGACGAGGCTACTGATCTGGATCAGATCACTGATAATGCTATAAAGATATCAGGATATGAACGGCACTTGGATCAGGATGTGGATGAAGTTATTCCTTCGCATCGTAGGTCAAATGTTACCTCAAATCTTCCATTTCAGAGTTTGAGTTCGGATAGGAAGCTCAAAGGCAAGACTAGTAACAATCCTTTTGCAGTACCACCTTCTGTTGCAGAAAATCTTCCGAATGAAATTCTTGTATCTGTCTTTAGCTATTTATCTCCAGGTTGCTTGGATGCTGCATCATTGGTTTGTCGTAAATGGCATCAGGCTGCAAGTGAAGCCTCGTGGAGGGCCTCTTTTCTGAGGCACTTTTCCTCGGCAAAGTTTAATAGAGTTACTTCGAGTCTGAAATGGCGAACTGAGTTAATGACCCGACTCGACTATCTTCATAAGTGGAAAAAGGGTCACTGCAATAATCTGTCATTCAATGCATTGATATGGAACATTTCTCATGTTTTTTGTGATTTTGAAGCATCTCGAATCACTGCGTTTTCTATTTGGCGAGGTATTGGTACTATCGCTGATCCCACCCGGGGAAAAGTCGCTAACCAACGAGTGTTTACCAATAAAATGTTACAAGCAGTTGCCGATGAATCTTGTGTAGATGGCTCACGGTTCGGACTCATCTACGGATTCTTCTCCGATGGTAGAGTTCAAGCAACTTTGTTTTCACATGAAACTAGACTTCGTGACTATGTCACTATGAAGGGGCCACGACATTTCGGCGATGTTTCCGCGGTTTGgattaataaattagaATCTCCAAGGACCACTAATAAGGTCGCTGCTCTCAGTGCTGGTGAAGACGGCCATGTGTTTCAATGGGAGTTCAATACATGTAAATTGGTTAGGGATTTTGCTGTATGTCCTCAATATACTGACggtgaggatgaagaaggcaAACCTAAAATTGTCAAGAGTCGCCGAATCATACATATTCAATGCGACTCTAAAGATAAAATCGTTTGTATTAATAGCCATGGTGAAGTATTTGCCAGTGTTGGTGGAAGCGAGTTTGTGTTGATTGGGTGCTTTATTCATCCAGTGGTTCAAGATGATACCTCGGCCGTATCTGTTGTATCTTATTTTGATGTGGACTTTTCTAGCAATTATGTTGTTTATGCTCACGGCCAATATGCGATGAGGTTTAAGCTGACCCTTGACAAATCAAAGTTCGAGTCTGTACATTTCAGCTTAGGAGGAATGTCTCCGCATGGCTATATCACAGCTATTTCGATGGATCATACTACGTTTCCTCAGTCCGACTTGTCAACTGACACCCCCGGGTTAAACTTTCGTTACGTGGCTGCCGCTACCAGTGATAACTTGGTGTTTGTATGGCTGCTTCAAGACAACGCTGACGAGAATGGCTCTATCGCTCCTTTGAGAAGATCCGAATCTCCATTTCAAGTTAGTGAGGAAAGTCAAATTGGTGGGGTCCTTCCAAATGAGATTCCAGAGTTCCGACCATCTATTTCTGCTATTGCGCTAAATTCGATGGTACTTCTCTTAGGATCATACAATGGAGTGACTGTTGCACTAGATTTGCTTACGGGAGAGTTTTTAAGAGTCGTTTCTGCAAGATTTTCTAAGAGAGCTTTGAATTTGCGGGCAACAGAAGACCCCAACTCAGTTTCTTTATGGCCTATTACCCATCTAGAAATTGATCCTGATCCAGCCAATCCCCATGGAATTATCGTAGTTAGGTCTGCTATTCAGTATTTCGATCTTGGAGCAGATCTTCGCAAGTCGACTATCAAAAAGAAGGGAgttcaaaagaaaagaaatgcCCGTGTTCCATATGAAGGTCAAGGGCTAAGCCGTGCTAGACTCTCCGAGGATATTGAAATGGACTTGGAGATGATGGAGCTGGAAGATGAGGAGATTGATGAAGCACGCCAACATAGGCAGCATTTGGATGGATATCTCGCACATGATCTTTCGGAAGAAGATCAGCTCAAGTATGCGATGTTATTGAGTGAGGAAGCAGCTAAGAAGGAAAGTCAACCAAAGACtgaggaggaagaagatgaggaaaTGAGGCGAGCTATCGATCTTTCCATTGCCGAGTCAGGTGCTGCAGCTTCCTTACCGTCGTCTAGCCAGACGAATGAAAAGgcttcatcttctaaaCATCTGGACTCCCCACCACCGAGCTATGATGATATGGACGAAGATCTTAAACTTGCTATTGAATTATCCAGGGCTGAAGCTGGAACAAGTGATGCAGAATCTCTGTATGCGGTCCCAAACTATATAAACAGAGGGGAATCTTCAACACATAATCAGTCGGATCAAGAACAGCTTGACTTGGAATTGAAGCTCGCAATTGAAATGTCCAAAGAAGACTCTGGTTACATCTCTGACTCACAGCTTTACGATCCACCAAGTGCTGGTGCAAATCCAGATTACGACAGCGATTTAGAGTTAGCCATGAGATTGTCCCTATCCGAGGCTAACAAATCATAA
- the HOM2 gene encoding aspartate-semialdehyde dehydrogenase (Aspartic beta semi-aldehyde dehydrogenase; catalyzes the second step in the common pathway for methionine and threonine biosynthesis; expression regulated by Gcn4p and the general control of amino acid synthesis; GO_component: GO:0005737 - cytoplasm [Evidence IEA]; GO_component: GO:0005737 - cytoplasm [Evidence IDA] [PMID 14562095]; GO_component: GO:0005634 - nucleus [Evidence IDA] [PMID 14562095]; GO_component: GO:0005886 - plasma membrane [Evidence IDA] [PMID 16622836]; GO_function: GO:0003942 - N-acetyl-gamma-glutamyl-phosphate reductase activity [Evidence IEA]; GO_function: GO:0051287 - NAD binding [Evidence IEA]; GO_function: GO:0050661 - NADP binding [Evidence IEA]; GO_function: GO:0004073 - aspartate-semialdehyde dehydrogenase activity [Evidence IEA,IEA]; GO_function: GO:0004073 - aspartate-semialdehyde dehydrogenase activity [Evidence IDA] [PMID 4145650]; GO_function: GO:0016491 - oxidoreductase activity [Evidence IEA]; GO_function: GO:0016620 - oxidoreductase activity, acting on the aldehyde or oxo group of donors, NAD or NADP as acceptor [Evidence IEA]; GO_function: GO:0046983 - protein dimerization activity [Evidence IEA]; GO_process: GO:0006531 - aspartate metabolic process [Evidence IEA]; GO_process: GO:0008652 - cellular amino acid biosynthetic process [Evidence IEA,IEA]; GO_process: GO:0006520 - cellular amino acid metabolic process [Evidence IEA]; GO_process: GO:0009090 - homoserine biosynthetic process [Evidence IMP] [PMID 4380684]; GO_process: GO:0009097 - isoleucine biosynthetic process [Evidence IEA]; GO_process: GO:0009085 - lysine biosynthetic process [Evidence IEA]; GO_process: GO:0009089 - lysine biosynthetic process via diaminopimelate [Evidence IEA,IEA]; GO_process: GO:0009086 - methionine biosynthetic process [Evidence IEA,IEA]; GO_process: GO:0009086 - methionine biosynthetic process [Evidence IMP] [PMID 4380684]; GO_process: GO:0055114 - oxidation-reduction process [Evidence IEA,IEA]; GO_process: GO:0009088 - threonine biosynthetic process [Evidence IEA,IEA,IEA]; GO_process: GO:0009088 - threonine biosynthetic process [Evidence IMP] [PMID 4380684]) encodes MDILDNIIPYISGEEDKLETEPRKILGAVSSDKVSFSIIPENEMKISATTTRVPVTDGHTACVSIKFAKQPAPSIAEIEKVLSEYTCEAQQLGCHSAPAHAIDVLSQPNRPQPRLDRDRGNGYTVSVGRIRPDPVLDVKFVALSHNTVLGAAGSGILIAELLLAKNLL; translated from the coding sequence ATGGACATTCTCGATAACATCATTCCATATATTTCTGGCGAAGAAGATAAGCTAGAAACCGAGCCCCGTAAGATTCTCGGTGCTGTTTCCAGCGACAAGGTCTCGTTCTCCATCATCCCcgaaaatgaaatgaagatttctgccaccaccacccgtGTTCCAGTTACCGACGGCCACACCGCATGCGTTTCGATCAAATTCGCCAAACAGCCCGCACCCTCCATCGCCGAGATCGAGAAAGTTCTTTCTGAATACACCTGTGAAGCTCAACAGCTAGGCTGCCACTCCGCTCCAGCACATGCCATCGATGTTCTTTCACAACCCAACAGACCACAACCACGTCTGGACCGTGATCGCGGAAATGGATACACTGTCTCTGTGGGCCGTATCCGCCCGGATCCCGTCCTGGACGTCAAATTTGTCGCTCTTTCGCACAACACCGTCCTTGGCGCTGCCGGTTCTGGTATCCTCATTGCCGAACTACTTTTGGCTAAAAATCTCCTTTAA
- the RKM5 gene encoding Rkm5p (Protein lysine methyltransferase; monomethylates Lys-46 of the ribosomal large subunit Rpl1a/Rpl1b; member of the seven beta-strand methyltransferase superfamily; orthologs only found among fungal species; GO_component: GO:0005575 - cellular_component [Evidence ND]; GO_function: GO:0008757 - S-adenosylmethionine-dependent methyltransferase activity [Evidence ISM] [PMID 19351663]; GO_function: GO:0008757 - S-adenosylmethionine-dependent methyltransferase activity [Evidence IDA] [PMID 21460220]; GO_function: GO:0008168 - methyltransferase activity [Evidence IEA]; GO_function: GO:0016740 - transferase activity [Evidence IEA]; GO_process: GO:0032259 - methylation [Evidence IEA]; GO_process: GO:0006479 - protein methylation [Evidence IDA] [PMID 21460220]) encodes MLTQDLEPVDEDSLYDHVYELIVSRAGSSQSELGLGYVSRTDLVEISVGDQELEIKQSLSMLNSSQESSTTGAVIWKVSPLFADWLLTETSLFNKTIVNSSQTVVELGTGVAGIVAATLGQKVGRYIATDQEHILKLLSYNIENNTASSKISSKKRVKAAAVPSQISVCEYDWEHLETFGNFKDGIEGLGSNGTIIACDTIYNDYLIPHFVNALLTVAKTMGPEHNIIIAQQLRTHEILEASLSQLLEAGFNVWSVPDELLSKKLRNGFAVHYLQLPLEDKSF; translated from the coding sequence ATGCTGACCCAGGATTTGGAGCCTGTCGACGAGGACAGTCTGTATGACCATGTGTATGAGCTGATTGTTAGCAGGGCAGGATCGAGCCAGAGTGAGCTTGGACTGGGGTATGTGAGCAGAACAGACCTTGTCGAGATTTCCGTGGGAGATCAGGAGCTGGAGATAAAACAATCACTGTCTATGTTGAACTCGAGTCAAGAGAGTTCTACAACTGGTGCTGTTATTTGGAAGGTGTCGCCGCTGTTTGCTGATTGGTTATTAACTGAAACGTCTTTGTTTAATAAGACAATTGTCAATAGTTCACAGACAGTGGTAGAGTTGGGCACTGGTGTAGCTGGTATCGTCGCTGCTACTTTGGGCCAGAAAGTTGGTCGCTATATAGCCACTGATCAGGAGCATATTCTAAAATTATTGAGTTACAATATTGAGAATAATACAGCATCTTCCAAGATAAGTTCGAAGAAGAGAGTCAAGGCGGCTGCCGTACCAAGTCAGATCAGTGTTTGTGAATATGACTGGGAGCATTTAGAAACATTTGGGAACTTCAAGGATGGAATCGAGGGTTTAGGATCTAATGGCACAATTATTGCTTGCGATACTATTTATAATGATTATCTGATCCCTCATTTTGTAAACGCTTTACTGACTGTAGCAAAAACAATGGGTCCTGAACACAACATTATAATTGCTCAGCAATTGCGCACTCACGAAATCCTCGAAGCCAGTCTGAGCCAGTTACTTGAAGCCGGATTTAATGTCTGGTCCGTCCCTGACGAGCTCTTATCCAAGAAGCTAAGAAACGGATTTGCTGTTCATTACCTCCAGCTGCCGCTGGAAGACAAATCATTTTAG
- the GPR1 gene encoding Gpr1p (Plasma membrane G protein coupled receptor (GPCR); interacts with the heterotrimeric G protein alpha subunit, Gpa2p, and with Plc1p; sensor that integrates nutritional signals with the modulation of cell fate via PKA and cAMP synthesis; GO_component: GO:0016021 - integral component of membrane [Evidence IEA]; GO_component: GO:0016021 - integral component of membrane [Evidence ISM] [PMID 12192589]; GO_component: GO:0016020 - membrane [Evidence IEA]; GO_component: GO:0005886 - plasma membrane [Evidence IEA,IEA]; GO_component: GO:0005886 - plasma membrane [Evidence IDA] [PMID 10655215]; GO_component: GO:0005886 - plasma membrane [Evidence IDA] [PMID 9388468]; GO_component: GO:0005886 - plasma membrane [Evidence IDA] [PMID 9524122]; GO_function: GO:0004930 - G-protein coupled receptor activity [Evidence IEA]; GO_function: GO:0004930 - G-protein coupled receptor activity [Evidence IPI] [PMID 9388468]; GO_function: GO:0004930 - G-protein coupled receptor activity [Evidence IMP,IPI,ISS] [PMID 9524122]; GO_function: GO:0005536 - glucose binding [Evidence IMP] [PMID 15494315]; GO_function: GO:0004871 - signal transducer activity [Evidence IEA]; GO_process: GO:0007186 - G-protein coupled receptor signaling pathway [Evidence IEA]; GO_process: GO:0007186 - G-protein coupled receptor signaling pathway [Evidence IPI] [PMID 9388468]; GO_process: GO:0007186 - G-protein coupled receptor signaling pathway [Evidence IMP,IPI] [PMID 9524122]; GO_process: GO:0051594 - detection of glucose [Evidence IMP] [PMID 15494315]; GO_process: GO:0009731 - detection of sucrose stimulus [Evidence IMP] [PMID 15494315]; GO_process: GO:0010255 - glucose mediated signaling pathway [Evidence IGI,IMP] [PMID 10361302]; GO_process: GO:0010255 - glucose mediated signaling pathway [Evidence IMP] [PMID 15494315]; GO_process: GO:0010255 - glucose mediated signaling pathway [Evidence IMP] [PMID 9813141]; GO_process: GO:0009757 - hexose mediated signaling [Evidence IMP] [PMID 10655215]; GO_process: GO:0009757 - hexose mediated signaling [Evidence IGI,IMP] [PMID 9813141]; GO_process: GO:0001403 - invasive growth in response to glucose limitation [Evidence IMP] [PMID 12150916]; GO_process: GO:0007124 - pseudohyphal growth [Evidence IMP] [PMID 10655215]; GO_process: GO:0001302 - replicative cell aging [Evidence IMP] [PMID 15722108]; GO_process: GO:0007165 - signal transduction [Evidence IEA]; GO_process: GO:0009745 - sucrose mediated signaling [Evidence IMP] [PMID 15494315]) yields MSDYYDSDTSKVNNYSAYQALVLRWVSVSSSCLSIVFGLAALYFYTNMKTKVFRHHLILLLLLFDFGKAVVLLWYPARVLLVASAYDNINFCDVVGFFTSAFIEGADLAVLALAIHTALLIFKKYKGPEGGLYRYRYWVYALTIIIPLIMAALVFVEGRKSYRPYITWCYLPVRPLWYRLVLSWIPRYIIIVTIVSIYVAIYIYVKLQYREVVRNFSQSQSYVDKYDAKLVGKGIRPRFRRGWRMFKAGTLSFLSYFPGFAFLATSNENITDSPSQPIDVQANTIAEFQRASMADFQFRRSVIERQIRSIFVYPTAYVFLWLAPFALQCLQFRSDLTKSTVFWVNAIAAFMQPFNCVVDTIAFFIRETPWRNREERVFKKETGRKILRGLSIRRTDGCKWNSSRSPSSPSSDKPSRNTQESDLYTPDIKGGYDVVELQTRGRQYSNDDIMTGGSSSTNYSPKHTVYPPFPGNELVRSDNLDAESDADIDIFEFLKGPPPHP; encoded by the coding sequence ATGTCAGACTATTACGACTCTGATACAAGCAAAGTAAATAACTACTCAGCGTATCAGGCGTTGGTGCTGCGATGGGTGTCGGTGTCATCTTCATGTTTGAGCATAGTTTTCGGATTGGCCGCATTGTATTTTTACACGAATATGAAGACAAAAGTGTTTCGACACCATCTCATTCTGTTACTACTTTTATTTGACTTTGGTAAAGCTGTCGTTTTACTATGGTATCCAGCGAGAGTACTTCTCGTAGCATCGGCCTATGACAATATCAATTTTTGTGATGTCGTAGGCTTTTTCACATCTGCATTTATAGAAGGCGCCGATTTGGCAGTGTTGGCGCTGGCTATTCACACAGCTCTGCTAATCTTTAAAAAGTATAAAGGACCCGAAGGAGGTTTATACAGATACCGATATTGGGTATACGCTCTAACAATCATTATTCCATTGATAATGGCAGCCCTGGTATTTGTCGAGGGCCGTAAGTCTTATCGACCATACATTACCTGGTGTTATTTGCCAGTAAGACCATTATGGTACAGATTAGTATTATCTTGGATACCGAGATATATAATCATTGTAACCATTGTGTCCATATATGTTGCCATTTACATATATGTCAAGCTACAATACCGCGAGGTGGTAAGGAATTTCAGTCAAAGTCAAAGCTACGTCGATAAATACGATGCTAAGCTTGTAGGAAAGGGAATCCGTCCTCGGTTTAGAAGAGGTTGGAGAATGTTCAAGGCGGGTACCTTGTCGTTTTTGTCATATTTTCCCGGATTTGCATTCCTGGCTACATCCAATGAAAACATAACTGATTCACCCAGTCAACCGATAGACGTTCAAGCCAACACAATAGCCGAATTTCAACGAGCAAGCATGGCCGACTTTCAGTTCCGTCGTTCTGTCATTGAAAGACAAATAAGATCGATCTTTGTTTATCCTACAGCATATGTATTTTTATGGCTGGCACCATTCGCGCTTCAATGTCTTCAATTTAGAAGCGACCTGACCAAAAGTACAGTTTTCTGGGTCaatgctattgctgcttTTATGCAGCCTTTTAACTGTGTTGTTGATACTATTGCATTCTTTATTCGTGAGACTCCTTGGAGAAATCGTGAAGAGCGTGTATTCAAAAAGGAAACGGGGCGTAAGATTCTACGAGGCCTCAGTATTCGAAGAACTGACGGGTGCAAATGGAATTCCAGTCGCAGCCCCTCATCACCATCTAGTGACAAGCCATCTCGCAACACTCAAGAATCAGACCTGTATACACCAGATATCAAGGGTGGTTACGATGTGGTGGAGTTACAGACCCGCGGTCGTCAATATTCAAATGACGATATAATGACAGGAGGATcgagcagcaccaactaCTCGCCTAAACACACGGTATATCCACCATTCCCTGGCAATGAGCTCGTTCGCAGTGATAATCTTGATGCTGAGTCAGATGCCGACATAGACATTTTTGAGTTTCTCAAAGGACCACCACCGCATCCATAA